The following are encoded together in the Streptomyces tsukubensis genome:
- a CDS encoding MFS transporter, whose protein sequence is MTDTRAETAPESDKPGLDRRLLAPMMLGSVLNPINSTIISVALIPIGRALGAPSSQTAWLVSALYLATSLGQPVVGRLIDIFGPRRLFLLSTGLVGVAGVVGTLAPGLGVLIVARILLGFGTCAGYPAAMALLRSEAERTGKDNPGGVLTALAVSNQTIAVVGPLLGGLLIAVGGWRATFALNVPLAVAAVLMGLLRLPRPARTGESSRRGRLATRLDLPGMGLFAATLTSLLLFLMNPHPRDWYLLVIAVAAGAAFAARELRAAVPFIDLRVLGGNTPLLATYGRALVTYVVSYAFLYGFSQWTEEGYGLTPFRAGLVQVPMFLLAIGASVVSGRRKGVRGKLLIGAAGQIAACLLMLALTGRSPLWMLLLVALIFGVPQGLNSLALQNSVYFQADPGRTASSAGLLRTFAYIGSMVASSATATSFGQRADTGGMHQLAWVMLGAGVLYLLLTLLDRTLGRGATEEASAAT, encoded by the coding sequence ATGACTGATACGCGAGCGGAGACCGCGCCGGAGAGTGACAAGCCGGGTCTGGACCGGCGGCTGCTGGCACCGATGATGCTGGGCTCGGTGCTGAACCCGATCAATTCGACGATCATCTCCGTCGCGCTCATACCCATCGGCAGAGCCCTTGGGGCGCCGTCCTCGCAGACCGCCTGGCTGGTCTCCGCCCTCTATCTGGCGACCTCGCTCGGCCAGCCGGTCGTGGGCCGCCTCATCGACATCTTCGGGCCCCGCAGGCTCTTCCTCCTCAGTACCGGTCTGGTCGGCGTCGCCGGTGTTGTCGGCACCCTGGCACCTGGCCTCGGGGTGCTGATCGTCGCGCGGATCCTGCTCGGGTTCGGTACCTGCGCCGGTTATCCCGCCGCGATGGCGCTGCTGCGCAGCGAGGCCGAGCGAACCGGGAAGGACAACCCCGGCGGGGTGCTGACCGCCCTCGCGGTCAGCAATCAGACCATCGCCGTCGTCGGCCCGCTGCTGGGCGGTCTGCTGATCGCCGTGGGCGGCTGGCGTGCCACCTTCGCACTGAACGTACCGCTGGCCGTCGCGGCCGTACTCATGGGACTGCTGCGGCTCCCCAGGCCGGCCAGGACGGGCGAGTCCTCGCGACGCGGGCGCCTCGCCACCCGGCTCGACCTGCCCGGCATGGGCCTGTTCGCCGCGACGCTCACCTCACTGCTGCTGTTCCTGATGAACCCGCACCCGCGGGACTGGTATCTGCTGGTGATCGCCGTCGCGGCGGGAGCCGCTTTCGCGGCGCGGGAGTTGCGGGCCGCTGTCCCCTTCATCGACCTGCGGGTACTCGGCGGCAACACACCGCTCCTGGCCACCTACGGGCGGGCCCTCGTCACGTACGTCGTCTCGTACGCCTTCCTCTACGGCTTCAGTCAGTGGACCGAGGAGGGCTACGGGTTGACGCCCTTCCGTGCCGGGCTGGTACAGGTGCCCATGTTCCTGCTCGCGATCGGTGCCTCGGTCGTCTCGGGGCGACGCAAGGGCGTGCGGGGGAAACTGCTGATCGGCGCGGCAGGACAGATCGCCGCCTGCCTGCTGATGCTGGCCCTCACCGGGAGGAGCCCTCTGTGGATGCTGCTCCTCGTCGCCCTGATCTTCGGCGTTCCGCAGGGGCTGAACAGCCTGGCCCTGCAGAACTCCGTGTACTTCCAGGCCGATCCCGGGCGCACCGCCTCCTCGGCCGGGCTGCTGCGCACCTTCGCCTATATCGGCTCGATGGTCGCCTCCTCCGCGACCGCCACCTCCTTCGGGCAGCGCGCCGACACCGGCGGCATGCACCAGCTCGCCTGGGTCATGCTCGGCGCCGGCGTGCTCTACCTCCTGCTGACGCTCCTCGACCGCACGCTCGGTCGCGGGGCGACAGAAGAGGCTTCAGCGGCGACGTGA
- a CDS encoding methyltransferase domain-containing protein, with protein sequence MTSTTSMTSAAEAGFETATPDPTVYLDRVAATELGRSYKQRMLDELGIRPGHTVVDLGCGPGTDLVPLARAATDTGAVIGVDHDQARVDTARERTADQSFVSVRLGDIHALPLADRSADRARTDRVLQHVEDPGAVLTEVHRVLRPGGRLVMGEPDWESLAIDHPDSGLSRAYTQYVTDEVVRNARIGRQLPRLATTAGFAVPAVLPVTPVFRDAVEADKILGLERTTRRAVTAGHLTKEAARRWLDHLLSGPFLASVTFYIVVAAS encoded by the coding sequence ATGACGTCCACGACCTCCATGACCTCAGCGGCCGAAGCAGGATTCGAGACCGCCACCCCCGACCCGACCGTCTATCTCGACCGGGTCGCCGCGACCGAACTCGGCCGTTCCTACAAACAGCGCATGCTCGATGAACTCGGAATCCGCCCAGGTCATACGGTCGTTGACCTGGGTTGCGGTCCCGGCACCGATCTTGTCCCGCTCGCCCGAGCCGCCACCGATACGGGCGCCGTGATCGGTGTCGACCATGACCAGGCCCGGGTCGACACCGCGAGGGAGCGCACCGCCGACCAGAGTTTCGTCTCCGTGCGACTCGGCGACATCCACGCCCTGCCGCTGGCGGACCGCAGCGCCGACCGAGCCCGCACCGACCGGGTACTGCAGCATGTCGAAGATCCCGGCGCGGTGCTCACGGAGGTTCACCGGGTGCTGCGGCCCGGCGGGCGGCTCGTCATGGGCGAGCCGGACTGGGAGTCCCTGGCGATCGACCATCCGGACAGCGGCCTTTCGCGCGCCTACACCCAGTACGTCACCGACGAGGTCGTCCGCAACGCCCGGATCGGCAGGCAGCTCCCGCGGCTTGCGACGACGGCCGGGTTCGCGGTACCCGCGGTTCTCCCCGTCACCCCCGTCTTCCGTGATGCCGTGGAAGCCGACAAGATCCTTGGCCTGGAGCGCACCACACGACGTGCCGTGACCGCGGGCCACCTCACAAAGGAAGCCGCACGACGCTGGCTGGACCACCTTCTCTCCGGGCCCTTCCTCGCGTCCGTGACGTTCTACATCGTCGTCGCCGCGTCGTAG
- a CDS encoding TetR/AcrR family transcriptional regulator, which yields MSPRTPAPRSRRERPAKAALTYESIVATAVGLMATEGLQRVTMRRLAQELDTGPASLYVYVANTAELHAAILEELLGAVDLTPASEDGDWRDRLVRVLTSYTFVLFEHPALAHSALVARPSGPNYLALVESILALLYVGEVPDAQAAWGVDVLLQVATATAAEQSTRARTAGAEEEHNALAATLRQASTETHPRIAALGEDLASGAPGLRLEWIFRSVINGVRSTPREQGTD from the coding sequence ATGTCACCGCGCACCCCCGCACCACGCAGTCGCCGCGAGCGGCCGGCCAAGGCCGCCCTCACCTACGAGTCCATCGTCGCCACCGCGGTCGGGCTCATGGCGACCGAGGGACTCCAGCGCGTCACCATGCGCCGCCTCGCACAGGAACTGGACACCGGTCCTGCCTCGCTCTACGTATACGTGGCCAACACCGCGGAGCTGCACGCGGCGATCCTGGAGGAACTGCTCGGGGCGGTCGACCTCACCCCGGCGAGCGAGGACGGCGACTGGCGCGACCGGCTCGTGCGGGTGCTGACCTCATACACTTTCGTCCTGTTCGAGCACCCCGCCCTGGCTCACTCCGCGCTCGTCGCACGCCCCTCGGGGCCGAACTACCTCGCCCTTGTCGAGTCGATCCTCGCCCTGCTGTACGTGGGGGAGGTGCCCGACGCGCAGGCCGCGTGGGGCGTGGACGTACTCCTGCAAGTGGCCACCGCCACGGCTGCCGAACAGTCGACGCGGGCACGGACCGCCGGTGCCGAGGAGGAACACAACGCCCTCGCCGCCACTCTGCGGCAGGCCTCCACCGAGACACATCCGCGCATCGCGGCGCTCGGGGAGGACCTCGCCTCAGGGGCGCCCGGTCTGCGCCTGGAGTGGATTTTCCGGTCCGTCATCAACGGAGTGCGCTCCACGCCCCGGGAACAGGGGACGGACTGA
- a CDS encoding FAD-dependent oxidoreductase, with amino-acid sequence MNSHYPIAIIGSGLGGLSLARVLHVNGISSALFDLEASAEARTQGGMLDIHGDSGQEALRAGGLHDRFRTLVHPGGQAMRLVAPDGTVRMSEEDDGTGDRPEVDRGQLRDLLLDSLPSGTIHWGKKATGARPLGDGRHEVTFADSTSITTDLLIGADGAWSRIRPLVSDATPAYTGISFVETDLLDADVRHPESAALIGGGAFMSLGGGLGMLAHRESDGTLHIYTGLKVGEDWLDTIDFTDAEGAKKAVLAHFDGWDESLRALVADTEGPLTPRRIHALPVGHDWDRTPGVTLLGDAAHLMSPFAGEGANLAMLDGAELGRAIVAHPGDTEAALTAYEQALFPRAEASATESAENLVLMFGDNGIQGLVDMFTSHRPADD; translated from the coding sequence ATGAACAGCCACTACCCCATCGCCATCATCGGCTCCGGCCTCGGCGGCCTGAGCCTCGCCCGCGTCCTCCATGTCAACGGCATCAGCTCGGCACTCTTCGATCTGGAGGCGTCGGCCGAGGCGCGCACGCAGGGCGGCATGCTCGACATCCACGGGGACTCCGGCCAGGAGGCCCTGCGCGCCGGAGGCCTCCACGACCGATTCCGCACGCTCGTCCACCCCGGCGGCCAAGCCATGCGCCTCGTGGCGCCCGACGGCACGGTCCGCATGTCGGAGGAGGACGACGGCACCGGTGACCGCCCGGAAGTCGACCGCGGTCAGCTGAGGGACCTGTTGCTGGACTCCCTCCCCTCGGGCACCATCCACTGGGGCAAGAAGGCCACCGGCGCCCGACCGCTCGGCGACGGACGCCACGAGGTGACCTTCGCGGACTCCACCTCCATCACGACTGACCTGCTCATCGGCGCGGACGGCGCCTGGTCGAGGATCCGGCCGCTGGTGTCGGACGCCACCCCCGCCTACACCGGTATCTCCTTCGTCGAGACGGATCTGCTCGACGCCGATGTCAGGCATCCCGAAAGCGCGGCCCTGATCGGCGGTGGTGCCTTCATGTCCCTCGGCGGAGGCCTGGGCATGCTCGCCCACCGTGAGAGCGACGGCACCCTCCACATCTACACCGGCCTCAAGGTCGGCGAGGACTGGCTGGACACCATCGACTTCACCGACGCCGAGGGGGCGAAGAAAGCCGTTCTCGCTCACTTCGACGGCTGGGACGAGAGCCTTCGGGCGCTGGTCGCCGACACCGAAGGGCCGCTGACCCCGCGCCGTATCCACGCCCTGCCCGTCGGGCACGACTGGGACCGCACCCCCGGCGTCACCCTGCTCGGGGACGCCGCCCACCTGATGTCCCCCTTCGCCGGAGAGGGTGCCAACCTGGCCATGCTCGACGGCGCCGAACTCGGCCGGGCGATCGTCGCCCACCCCGGCGACACCGAGGCCGCGCTGACCGCGTACGAGCAGGCGCTCTTCCCCCGCGCTGAGGCCTCCGCCACCGAATCCGCGGAGAACCTGGTCCTGATGTTCGGCGACAACGGGATCCAGGGACTGGTCGACATGTTCACCTCCCACCGCCCGGCCGACGACTGA
- a CDS encoding cysteine hydrolase family protein: MSRTALLLMDLQSNHLSHVPDDYLPRAVRALGTARAAGVPVIHVALQLRHGHTDAHPRNKIFGAVPSHLYTADDPGAAIHPDVAPVDGEIVVHKNRVSAFAGNDLPQILAAQDIDHLVLGGISTSGVVLSTALRAFDLDYRVTVLSDVCADPSPTLHATLLDELFAKRVEVSTVDEWKSTLDAAAA; encoded by the coding sequence ATGTCCCGGACCGCACTGCTGCTCATGGACCTCCAGAGCAACCACCTCTCCCACGTGCCCGACGACTATCTGCCCCGCGCCGTGCGGGCACTCGGCACGGCCCGCGCCGCGGGCGTCCCGGTCATCCACGTAGCGCTTCAGCTGCGTCACGGTCACACCGACGCCCATCCGCGCAACAAGATCTTCGGCGCCGTTCCCTCGCATCTCTACACGGCGGACGACCCGGGCGCCGCCATCCACCCCGATGTCGCCCCCGTGGACGGCGAGATCGTCGTCCACAAGAATCGCGTCAGCGCCTTCGCGGGCAACGATCTCCCGCAGATCCTGGCCGCTCAGGACATCGACCACCTCGTTCTGGGTGGCATCTCCACCAGCGGTGTCGTCCTGTCCACCGCTCTGCGGGCTTTCGACCTCGACTACCGGGTGACCGTACTCTCCGATGTCTGCGCCGACCCCAGCCCCACCCTGCACGCCACCCTCCTCGACGAGCTCTTCGCCAAGCGTGTCGAGGTCTCCACCGTCGACGAGTGGAAGAGCACCCTCGACGCGGCGGCCGCTTAG
- a CDS encoding MarR family winged helix-turn-helix transcriptional regulator — translation MSDDIEELSPSAARAARDVRVVLGRLRRRVRDASEADDLTPSQASVLARLSKDGPASTSDLASVEGVRPQSMAATVAALGRLGLIERRPDPEDGRRLHVILTVAGRERAEGDRQARQEWLARALQEGCTERERRTVVEAMAVLEKLIHP, via the coding sequence ATGAGCGACGACATCGAGGAGCTGTCCCCTTCGGCAGCGCGGGCGGCGCGCGATGTACGGGTCGTACTCGGACGGCTGCGGCGCCGGGTACGCGATGCCTCGGAGGCCGATGACCTCACCCCCTCCCAGGCGTCCGTACTGGCGCGGCTCTCCAAGGACGGTCCTGCCTCGACCAGTGACCTGGCCTCGGTCGAGGGCGTACGTCCCCAGTCGATGGCCGCGACGGTCGCGGCGCTCGGCCGTCTCGGACTGATCGAACGGCGCCCCGACCCCGAGGACGGCCGCCGGCTCCACGTCATCCTCACCGTCGCCGGACGCGAGCGCGCCGAGGGCGACCGGCAGGCGCGCCAGGAGTGGCTGGCCCGAGCCCTCCAGGAGGGGTGTACCGAACGTGAGCGGCGGACCGTCGTCGAAGCGATGGCCGTCCTGGAGAAACTGATCCATCCGTGA
- a CDS encoding maleylpyruvate isomerase family mycothiol-dependent enzyme — protein sequence MTALSYDRYCTELGTQIDLLRSCVKGADLTGPVAACPDWNLGQLLWHIGGAHHWAEIAVRTRATQPVAEELVNDVSGHARAAPEIIDAWLAEGTSRLTDALRAAGPEARVWTPGPGGTTAFWARRMLYEVMVHRADASRAVGAEFAIDEEFAVDGVEEWMEFATVPEVVRPQSELPPLLGPGRTLSFRGTDTASDRTVEWLVDLTGNAVACHRGDARAEKSAAVRVRASLTDLLLLLYRRRTAGDEGVEVDGDTGLLDVWLERSGFWLRE from the coding sequence ATGACCGCGCTGAGCTACGACCGTTACTGCACCGAACTCGGCACGCAGATTGACTTGTTGCGGTCGTGCGTCAAGGGCGCGGACCTGACCGGCCCCGTCGCCGCTTGTCCCGACTGGAACCTCGGGCAGTTGCTGTGGCACATCGGCGGCGCGCACCACTGGGCGGAGATCGCCGTGCGCACCAGGGCCACCCAGCCGGTGGCGGAGGAACTGGTCAACGATGTCTCCGGGCACGCCCGCGCCGCACCCGAGATCATCGACGCCTGGCTGGCCGAGGGCACTTCGCGACTGACGGACGCCTTGCGCGCCGCGGGACCCGAGGCCCGGGTGTGGACCCCTGGGCCGGGAGGGACCACGGCGTTCTGGGCGCGCCGCATGCTGTACGAGGTCATGGTGCACCGGGCGGATGCGAGCCGGGCCGTCGGGGCGGAGTTCGCGATCGACGAGGAGTTCGCCGTCGACGGCGTCGAGGAGTGGATGGAGTTCGCCACGGTCCCGGAGGTCGTGAGACCCCAGTCCGAGCTACCGCCTCTGCTCGGCCCCGGCCGCACGTTGTCCTTCCGCGGCACCGACACGGCGTCAGACCGCACGGTGGAATGGCTGGTCGACCTCACGGGGAACGCCGTCGCCTGCCATCGCGGGGATGCGCGCGCGGAGAAGAGCGCCGCCGTCCGGGTGCGCGCTTCGCTGACCGATCTTCTGCTGCTCCTCTACCGACGGCGTACCGCGGGCGACGAAGGTGTCGAGGTCGACGGCGACACGGGACTGTTGGATGTGTGGCTGGAGCGGTCGGGTTTCTGGCTCAGGGAGTAG
- a CDS encoding S1 family peptidase produces the protein MRKPLLATLTTLVLGAAALAGTASTASAAPSGGGPAATASTALAHPGGAGATPTAAKATSFAGTVALSNCSGSLIRMPNSQSTDPALVMTNGHCLETGMPTAGKVITDQSSTRSFTLLNASAGSAGTLKATKVVYATMTDTDVTLYELNKTYAQIKTSTGIAPLTLSASHPVKGHPISVVSGYWKQTYNCSVDGFAYRLKEDQWTWKDAVRYTSPCQVIGGTSGSPVIDTSTGQVTAINNTTNEDGARCTLNNPCEVDEKGAVTVREGIGYAQETYGIPACFTTGNKLDLTASGCALPKPSGALR, from the coding sequence ATGCGCAAGCCTCTCCTCGCCACCCTGACCACACTCGTCCTCGGCGCCGCCGCTCTGGCCGGCACCGCGAGTACGGCTTCCGCGGCCCCGAGCGGGGGCGGTCCCGCCGCCACCGCGTCGACGGCGCTCGCACACCCTGGAGGCGCCGGGGCGACCCCCACGGCGGCGAAGGCCACCTCCTTCGCGGGCACCGTGGCGCTCAGCAACTGTTCCGGCTCGCTGATCCGTATGCCGAACTCGCAGTCGACGGACCCCGCGCTGGTCATGACGAACGGCCACTGTCTCGAAACGGGTATGCCCACCGCGGGCAAGGTCATCACCGACCAGTCCTCGACCCGTAGCTTCACACTCCTCAACGCCTCGGCGGGCAGCGCGGGCACACTGAAGGCCACCAAGGTCGTCTACGCGACGATGACCGACACGGACGTCACCCTCTACGAACTGAACAAGACGTACGCCCAGATAAAGACGTCCACCGGCATCGCCCCCCTGACGCTCTCCGCCTCCCACCCCGTCAAGGGCCATCCGATCAGCGTGGTCTCCGGCTATTGGAAGCAGACCTACAACTGCTCCGTCGACGGGTTCGCGTACCGGCTGAAGGAGGACCAGTGGACGTGGAAGGACGCTGTCCGCTACACCTCGCCGTGCCAGGTCATCGGCGGCACCTCGGGCTCTCCCGTCATCGACACGAGCACGGGGCAGGTCACGGCGATCAACAACACCACCAACGAGGACGGTGCGCGCTGCACCCTCAACAACCCCTGTGAGGTGGACGAGAAGGGCGCGGTCACCGTCCGCGAGGGCATCGGCTACGCCCAGGAGACGTACGGCATCCCCGCCTGCTTCACCACGGGCAACAAGCTCGACCTGACCGCGTCGGGTTGCGCGCTGCCGAAGCCTTCCGGGGCGCTGCGCTGA
- a CDS encoding LAETG motif-containing sortase-dependent surface protein: MIHFSLKGLPAKIAAGGGWHAFTMNVTDTSDTPVGAVEASVEVNNGQASENGDLFEHAYLEYWDADGGKWLSLKDEGKDQYRETGIIYGHTHLKAHESATLRFRLRIDAEATPGPSYAIGGGTYVDPGKHCTDGTTVQSRFDVLAPGEGGGTPEPSGTPTPSATAAATRGASASPATGSLAETGSSSALPAIAAVGGAAVAIGVGTTVLIRRRKSGSEAA; encoded by the coding sequence ATGATCCACTTCAGCCTCAAGGGGCTGCCCGCCAAGATCGCGGCCGGTGGTGGCTGGCACGCGTTCACCATGAACGTGACCGACACGAGCGATACGCCGGTGGGCGCGGTCGAAGCATCGGTCGAGGTCAACAACGGGCAGGCCAGCGAGAACGGTGACCTGTTCGAGCACGCGTATCTGGAGTACTGGGACGCCGACGGCGGCAAGTGGCTGTCCCTGAAGGACGAGGGCAAGGACCAGTACCGCGAAACCGGCATCATCTACGGCCACACGCACCTGAAAGCCCACGAGTCCGCCACTCTGAGGTTCCGGCTGAGGATCGACGCTGAGGCAACTCCCGGCCCGAGCTACGCCATTGGCGGCGGCACCTACGTCGATCCGGGGAAACACTGCACCGACGGCACCACAGTGCAGAGCCGCTTCGACGTACTCGCCCCCGGTGAGGGCGGTGGCACGCCGGAGCCGAGCGGCACGCCGACGCCTTCGGCCACCGCCGCCGCGACCCGTGGCGCGTCGGCCTCGCCGGCCACCGGGAGTCTCGCCGAGACGGGTTCGTCCTCCGCCCTGCCGGCGATCGCCGCAGTCGGGGGCGCGGCCGTGGCGATCGGCGTGGGCACGACGGTCCTGATACGGCGCCGAAAGAGCGGGTCCGAGGCGGCCTGA
- the hemC gene encoding hydroxymethylbilane synthase, with amino-acid sequence MRDHDLIRIVSRDSPMALAQVERVRAELATLHPGIRTEVVPVKTTGDKWMGALSQVEGKGAFTKEVDAALLEGAADLAVHCVKDVPADRPLPAGTAFAAFLRRDDIRDALVHPDGLGLDKLPPGTRIGTSSVRRTAQLAASYPRLRCVPMRGNANRRLEKLAQGEADALLLAVSGLERIGRQDVITEILPAETMMPPIGAGILALQCREDDHATIDTVSGLGDPATHREASAERMFLHVLQGHCNSPIAGYARAERGGELSLRARVFTPDGKTVLNAHEWAGPLDPATLGTSVAVALLRQGARNLIDSIAH; translated from the coding sequence ATGCGCGACCACGACTTGATCCGTATCGTCTCCCGTGACTCTCCCATGGCCCTCGCCCAAGTCGAACGCGTGCGGGCCGAACTGGCCACGCTCCACCCCGGGATCAGGACCGAGGTCGTACCGGTCAAGACAACCGGCGACAAGTGGATGGGCGCCCTCTCGCAGGTCGAGGGCAAGGGGGCGTTCACCAAGGAGGTGGACGCGGCGCTGCTCGAAGGGGCCGCCGACCTTGCCGTGCACTGTGTCAAGGACGTCCCCGCGGACAGGCCGCTGCCCGCGGGCACCGCGTTCGCCGCCTTCCTGCGGCGCGACGACATCCGCGACGCGCTGGTGCACCCTGACGGCCTGGGGCTGGACAAGCTGCCGCCGGGTACTCGTATCGGCACCTCTTCGGTACGCAGAACCGCCCAACTCGCCGCCTCGTACCCGCGGCTGCGCTGTGTGCCGATGCGCGGCAACGCCAACCGCCGACTGGAGAAGCTCGCCCAAGGCGAAGCTGACGCCCTTCTCCTCGCCGTCTCCGGTCTTGAGCGCATCGGACGCCAGGACGTGATCACCGAGATCCTGCCCGCCGAGACGATGATGCCGCCGATCGGCGCGGGCATCCTCGCGCTCCAGTGCCGTGAGGACGACCACGCCACCATCGACACGGTGAGTGGGCTCGGGGATCCCGCGACCCACAGGGAGGCCTCGGCGGAGCGGATGTTCCTGCATGTCCTCCAGGGCCACTGCAACTCACCCATCGCCGGTTACGCCCGTGCCGAACGCGGCGGGGAACTGTCACTGCGCGCCCGCGTCTTCACACCGGACGGCAAGACGGTGCTCAACGCCCACGAGTGGGCAGGCCCCCTGGACCCCGCGACGCTCGGTACCTCCGTCGCTGTGGCACTCCTCCGGCAGGGAGCCCGCAATCTGATCGACTCCATCGCACACTGA